From one Pseudomonas sp. B21-048 genomic stretch:
- the holA gene encoding DNA polymerase III subunit delta, with translation MKLAPAQLGKHLQGALAPVYVISGDDPLLCQEAADAIRAAARQQGFDERQVFAADASFDWGTLLQAGASMSLFAEKRLLELRLPSGKPGDKGAAAFIEYCSRPADDTVLLISLPKLDGSAQKTKWGKALIEGPQTQFVQIWPVDTHQLPSWIRQRLSQAGLSASQDAVELIAARVEGNLLAAAQEIEKLKLMAEGGQITVETVQAAVADSARFDVFGLTDAILNGEAAHALRMLEGLRGEGVEPPVILWALARELRLLANLSLQYSQGVPLDKAFSQARPPIWDKRKPLMSKALQRYSAQRWAQLLLEAQRIDAQIKGQAAGSPWMSLSRLTLLMAGQRLSLPAE, from the coding sequence ATGAAACTCGCCCCCGCCCAACTCGGCAAACACCTGCAAGGCGCCCTCGCGCCGGTCTACGTCATCAGTGGCGATGACCCACTGTTGTGTCAGGAAGCCGCCGACGCCATTCGCGCGGCTGCCCGCCAGCAAGGTTTCGATGAACGCCAGGTCTTTGCCGCCGACGCCAGTTTCGACTGGGGTACGCTACTGCAGGCCGGCGCCAGCATGTCGCTGTTCGCCGAAAAGCGTCTTCTGGAACTGCGTCTGCCCTCCGGCAAACCCGGAGACAAAGGCGCCGCGGCATTCATTGAGTATTGCTCGCGCCCGGCCGACGACACGGTGCTGCTGATCAGCCTGCCCAAGCTTGACGGCAGCGCGCAGAAGACCAAGTGGGGCAAGGCACTGATCGAAGGTCCGCAAACCCAGTTCGTGCAGATCTGGCCGGTGGACACCCACCAGTTGCCGAGCTGGATCCGTCAACGCCTGTCCCAGGCCGGGCTTTCCGCCAGCCAGGACGCCGTCGAACTGATCGCCGCTCGAGTCGAAGGCAACCTATTGGCCGCCGCCCAGGAGATCGAAAAACTCAAGCTGATGGCCGAGGGTGGCCAGATCACCGTCGAAACCGTGCAAGCGGCGGTGGCCGACAGCGCGCGTTTCGATGTCTTCGGCCTGACCGACGCGATCCTTAATGGCGAGGCTGCTCACGCACTGCGCATGCTCGAAGGGTTGCGGGGCGAAGGCGTCGAGCCGCCGGTGATTCTCTGGGCACTGGCCCGAGAGCTGCGTCTGCTGGCCAACCTGTCGTTGCAATACAGCCAGGGCGTGCCGCTGGACAAAGCCTTCAGCCAGGCCCGACCGCCGATCTGGGACAAACGCAAACCGCTGATGAGCAAGGCGCTGCAACGCTACTCGGCGCAACGCTGGGCGCAGTTGCTGCTCGAAGCACAACGCATTGATGCGCAGATCAAAGGCCAGGCGGCGGGTTCGCCATGGATGAGTTTGAGTCGGTTGACGCTGTTGATGGCCGGTCAGAGATTGTCGTTGCCTGCCGAGTAA
- the arfA gene encoding alternative ribosome rescue factor ArfA, whose translation MSKKPSKHGPNKAKSIIAQPLFRSRQERPTKGKGSYRREAFQSDSWEASYFLAA comes from the coding sequence ATGAGCAAAAAGCCATCAAAGCATGGCCCCAACAAGGCCAAATCCATCATCGCCCAGCCCCTGTTCCGCAGCCGTCAGGAACGTCCCACCAAGGGCAAAGGCAGCTACCGCCGCGAAGCCTTCCAGTCTGATAGCTGGGAGGCTTCTTACTTTCTGGCGGCCTGA
- a CDS encoding lytic murein transglycosylase, which yields MPLCLSRRWHLRQLIAASSLVLLVACAEKPTAADAQPLQTRTVATAPAIIPPVVPTGENLDIQPTQTFAEWQAGFRKDALAAGIRADLFDRAFANVSVDDSVIRADRSQPEFTRPVWEYLDGALSPLRVRKGQALVSQYADILQSIEQRYGVDRQALVAVWGMESNFGQFQGSKSVINSLATLAYEGRRPGFAHAQLIAALQILQQGDIEPEKMLGSWAGAMGQTQFIPTTYNTHAVDFDGDGRRDIWNSSADALASTAHYLQSSGWQKGQPWGFEAQLPSSFNYALADGSIRKSVAEWRQLGVTLPNGGQVPAGSEHLSAALLLPAGYRGPAFLVLDNFRAILKYNNSSSYALAVSLLSERFNGGGLISGLWPKDDLPLSRTERIELQNLLSAQNYDAGTADGIIGANTRKAIRSAQQSFGWPADGYPTHKLLEGLRSR from the coding sequence ATGCCCCTTTGTCTTTCCCGTCGTTGGCACCTTCGCCAACTGATAGCTGCCTCCAGCCTCGTTCTGCTTGTCGCCTGCGCGGAAAAACCCACCGCCGCCGACGCCCAACCGCTTCAGACCCGCACCGTTGCGACGGCCCCCGCGATCATTCCGCCGGTGGTTCCAACTGGTGAGAATCTCGACATCCAGCCTACTCAGACCTTTGCCGAATGGCAGGCGGGTTTTCGCAAAGACGCCCTCGCCGCCGGTATTCGCGCCGACCTGTTCGATCGTGCTTTTGCCAATGTCAGCGTGGACGACAGCGTGATCCGTGCCGATCGCAGCCAACCGGAATTTACTCGCCCGGTGTGGGAGTACCTCGACGGCGCACTGTCGCCGCTGCGGGTGCGCAAAGGTCAGGCGCTGGTAAGCCAGTACGCCGACATCCTGCAAAGCATCGAGCAGCGCTACGGCGTCGACCGTCAGGCATTGGTCGCGGTGTGGGGCATGGAAAGTAACTTTGGTCAGTTCCAGGGCAGCAAGTCGGTGATCAACTCCCTTGCGACGCTGGCTTATGAAGGTCGACGTCCGGGCTTTGCTCACGCGCAACTGATCGCTGCCCTGCAAATCCTGCAACAGGGCGATATCGAACCTGAGAAAATGCTCGGCTCCTGGGCCGGCGCCATGGGCCAGACCCAGTTCATCCCGACCACCTACAACACCCATGCCGTGGACTTCGACGGTGATGGCCGCCGAGACATCTGGAACAGCTCTGCCGATGCACTGGCCTCGACCGCGCACTACCTGCAAAGCTCCGGCTGGCAGAAAGGCCAGCCCTGGGGCTTCGAAGCGCAACTGCCGAGCAGCTTCAATTACGCCCTGGCCGATGGCTCGATTCGCAAGAGCGTTGCCGAGTGGCGGCAACTGGGGGTGACCCTACCCAATGGCGGTCAGGTTCCAGCAGGTTCCGAACATCTGTCGGCCGCCCTGCTGCTGCCGGCAGGCTATCGCGGCCCGGCGTTCCTGGTCCTCGATAACTTCCGCGCGATTCTCAAGTACAACAACTCTTCGTCCTACGCCTTGGCCGTGAGCCTGTTGTCCGAGCGCTTCAACGGCGGCGGCTTGATCAGCGGTCTATGGCCAAAAGATGACTTGCCGCTGAGCCGTACCGAGCGAATCGAGCTGCAAAACCTGCTGAGCGCCCAGAACTATGACGCAGGGACCGCCGACGGGATTATCGGCGCCAATACCCGCAAAGCGATCCGCAGTGCCCAGCAGTCGTTTGGCTGGCCGGCGGATGGTTATCCGACGCACAAGTTGCTGGAAGGGTTGCGTAGCCGCTAA
- a CDS encoding LD-carboxypeptidase: MTARPTHTLCPHAPVPALPPTGLIGVIAPAGPAALDTDKAIAWMRARGYSLRVFPGVYEKDGYLAGSDDMRLNDLHGAFADSEVDAIICLRGGYGTPRLLDRIDFELLRNNAKPFIGYSDITALHSAISRYAGFVTFHGPMLNADLLGDKQQPTEFSFFNMLRGQVKAGSVLSHPVAWPLTTLSPGIAHGRLLGGNLSMIAATMGTPYELDAEGVILFIEDINEPLYRIDRLLTHLRLAGTLHKLRGVLVGDVAGVDVAALERLLKQVFAPLRIPVLAGWRSGHCDPNLTLPMGALVRLDAGDKTLVLEQDVVIRR, encoded by the coding sequence ATGACTGCTCGACCGACCCACACCCTTTGTCCTCACGCCCCCGTTCCGGCCTTGCCGCCTACAGGGCTGATCGGCGTGATCGCGCCCGCCGGCCCCGCTGCGCTGGACACCGATAAAGCCATTGCCTGGATGCGCGCTCGCGGCTATTCGCTGCGGGTGTTTCCCGGTGTTTATGAGAAAGATGGCTACCTGGCCGGCAGCGATGATATGCGGCTCAATGACTTGCATGGCGCATTCGCCGACAGCGAGGTCGATGCCATCATCTGTCTGCGTGGCGGTTACGGTACGCCGCGTTTGCTCGATCGCATCGATTTCGAATTGCTGCGCAACAACGCCAAGCCGTTTATCGGCTACAGCGACATCACTGCACTGCATTCGGCGATCAGTCGTTATGCAGGGTTCGTGACCTTTCATGGCCCGATGCTCAACGCTGACCTGTTGGGTGACAAGCAGCAACCCACCGAGTTCTCGTTTTTCAACATGCTGCGCGGGCAGGTAAAGGCGGGCAGTGTGCTTTCTCACCCGGTGGCCTGGCCGTTGACCACCCTCTCGCCCGGCATCGCTCACGGACGTTTGCTGGGGGGCAATCTGTCGATGATTGCCGCGACCATGGGCACGCCTTACGAGCTCGATGCCGAGGGCGTCATTCTGTTCATCGAGGACATTAACGAACCGCTGTATCGCATTGACCGGCTGCTGACGCATTTGCGCCTGGCCGGCACGTTGCACAAACTGCGCGGCGTTCTGGTGGGGGATGTGGCGGGGGTTGATGTTGCTGCGCTTGAGCGCTTGCTCAAGCAAGTCTTCGCACCGTTGCGCATACCCGTGCTGGCCGGATGGCGCAGCGGGCATTGTGATCCGAATTTGACGTTGCCGATGGGCGCGCTGGTCAGGCTGGATGCGGGGGACAAGACGTTGGTGCTGGAGCAGGATGTGGTGATCAGGCGGTAG
- the lipA gene encoding lipoyl synthase, whose amino-acid sequence MTTDAVQTMIPTLDVTERPAPRAKVEAGVKLRGAEKVARIPVKIIPTTELPKKPDWIRVRIPVSPEVDRIKALLRKHKLHSVCEEASCPNLGECFSGGTATFMIMGDICTRRCPFCDVGHGRPKPLDVNEPESLAIAIADLKLKYVVITSVDRDDLRDGGAQHFADCIREIRKLSPNVQLETLVPDYRGRMDVALEITAAEPPDVFNHNLETVPRLYKAARPGSDYQWSLTLLQRFKQMMPHIPTKSGLMLGLGETDEEVIEVMKRMREHDIDMLTLGQYLQPSRSHLPVQRFVHPDTFAWFAEEGYKMGFKNVASGPLVRSSYHADEQAKLVKAELMSS is encoded by the coding sequence ATGACTACTGATGCAGTGCAAACCATGATCCCGACGCTCGATGTCACCGAGCGTCCGGCCCCGCGTGCCAAGGTTGAAGCCGGCGTCAAGCTGCGCGGCGCCGAGAAGGTTGCACGCATCCCGGTGAAGATCATCCCGACCACCGAACTGCCGAAGAAACCCGACTGGATTCGCGTGCGCATCCCGGTGTCCCCGGAAGTCGACCGCATCAAGGCCCTGCTGCGTAAACACAAGCTGCACAGCGTGTGCGAAGAGGCATCCTGCCCGAACCTGGGCGAATGCTTCTCTGGTGGCACCGCGACCTTCATGATCATGGGTGACATCTGCACCCGTCGCTGCCCGTTCTGCGACGTTGGCCATGGTCGTCCGAAGCCACTGGACGTCAATGAGCCGGAAAGCCTGGCCATTGCCATCGCCGACCTGAAACTCAAGTACGTCGTCATCACCTCGGTAGACCGCGACGACCTGCGTGACGGCGGTGCCCAGCACTTTGCCGACTGCATCCGCGAAATCCGCAAGCTGTCGCCGAACGTGCAGCTCGAGACCCTGGTTCCGGACTACCGTGGTCGCATGGATGTCGCGCTGGAAATCACCGCCGCCGAGCCGCCGGATGTATTCAACCACAACCTGGAAACCGTACCGCGCCTGTACAAGGCTGCGCGTCCGGGTTCGGATTACCAGTGGTCGCTGACCCTGCTGCAACGTTTCAAGCAGATGATGCCGCACATTCCGACCAAGTCCGGTTTGATGCTGGGCCTGGGTGAAACCGACGAAGAAGTCATCGAAGTCATGAAGCGCATGCGCGAACATGACATCGACATGCTGACCCTGGGCCAGTACCTGCAACCGTCCCGCAGCCACTTGCCGGTGCAACGCTTCGTGCACCCGGACACCTTCGCCTGGTTCGCCGAGGAAGGTTACAAGATGGGCTTCAAGAACGTTGCTTCCGGCCCTCTGGTACGTTCCTCGTACCACGCTGACGAGCAGGCGAAGCTGGTCAAGGCTGAGCTGATGTCGTCCTGA
- the lipB gene encoding lipoyl(octanoyl) transferase LipB, giving the protein MSGTLGFRELGQMAYEPVWHAMQRFTNERGSDAADEIWLVEHPPVFTQGQAGKAEHLLLPGDIPVVKVDRGGQVTYHGPGQLVAYLLLDVRKLGFGVRDLVSRMEQCLIELLASYGVTAVAKPDAPGVYVDGAKIASLGLRIRHGCSFHGLALNVDMNLEPFRRINPCGYAGLAMTQLCDHAGSIEFAEVSARLRAQLVKHLDYAEQTTLTGGID; this is encoded by the coding sequence ATGTCTGGCACGCTGGGTTTTCGCGAGCTCGGCCAGATGGCTTACGAGCCGGTCTGGCATGCCATGCAGCGCTTCACCAACGAACGCGGCAGCGATGCCGCCGACGAAATCTGGCTGGTCGAGCACCCTCCGGTGTTCACCCAGGGCCAGGCCGGCAAGGCTGAACACCTGTTACTGCCCGGGGATATTCCGGTGGTGAAGGTCGATCGCGGCGGGCAAGTGACTTACCACGGTCCCGGTCAATTGGTCGCCTACCTGTTGCTGGACGTGCGCAAGCTGGGTTTCGGCGTGCGTGACCTGGTCAGCCGCATGGAGCAATGCCTGATCGAGCTGCTGGCCAGCTACGGCGTGACCGCGGTGGCCAAGCCGGATGCGCCGGGTGTCTATGTCGATGGCGCGAAAATCGCTTCTCTGGGTCTGCGGATCCGCCACGGTTGCTCCTTTCATGGCCTGGCCTTGAACGTGGATATGAACCTGGAACCGTTTCGACGGATTAATCCCTGCGGCTACGCCGGGCTGGCAATGACCCAGCTGTGCGATCACGCAGGATCGATTGAATTTGCCGAGGTAAGTGCCCGGCTGCGCGCGCAGCTCGTCAAGCACCTCGACTATGCTGAGCAGACGACCCTAACGGGCGGAATCGACTGA
- a CDS encoding DUF493 domain-containing protein: MTDTEVKAPKIEFPNVDYPVKVISDTGVGNKDKIIEIVKKHATINHDRVDERQSTNGKYTTIQLHIVATDQDQLYNINSELRATGFVHMVL, encoded by the coding sequence ATGACCGATACCGAAGTAAAGGCGCCTAAGATCGAATTTCCCAACGTTGATTACCCGGTTAAGGTGATCAGCGATACGGGTGTAGGCAACAAAGACAAGATCATCGAGATCGTCAAAAAACACGCGACGATCAACCATGATCGCGTCGACGAGCGCCAAAGCACCAACGGCAAGTACACCACGATTCAGTTACACATCGTCGCCACCGACCAGGATCAGCTGTACAACATCAACAGCGAACTGCGCGCCACCGGTTTCGTGCACATGGTGTTGTGA
- a CDS encoding D-alanyl-D-alanine carboxypeptidase family protein gives MNITTFAKRLCLLVPLLLSPAAFAVEMMPSPPQLAAKAYVLMDASSGNVLVENNGDQRLPPASLTKLMTAYIATLEIRRGQIGENDPVTVSENAWRTGGSRMFIKVGSQVTVSDLLHGIIIQSGNDASVALSEHIAGSEDAFADMMNKTVADLGMTNSHFMNPTGLPNPEHYSSAHDMAVLARAIIHEDPAHYAIYSQKEFFWNGIKQPNRNLLLWRDKTVDGLKTGHTDEAGYCMVSSAVRDGMRLIAVVFGTNSEVARASETQKLLTYGFRFFETQTFYQKGAELAQSPVWKGTTNQVKAGLAEDLTMTLPKGQLKKLAASMTMTPQLVAPIAKGDVIGKVEVKLDDKVVHSADLIALDAVDEGGIFRRMWDSIRLFFYGLFN, from the coding sequence ATGAACATCACCACCTTTGCCAAACGCCTGTGCCTGCTAGTCCCGCTGCTCCTCTCGCCTGCCGCTTTCGCGGTCGAGATGATGCCGTCGCCACCGCAACTGGCCGCCAAAGCCTATGTACTCATGGACGCCAGCAGCGGCAACGTGCTGGTCGAGAACAACGGTGACCAGCGTCTGCCGCCGGCCAGCCTGACCAAGCTGATGACCGCGTACATCGCGACCCTGGAAATCCGTCGTGGCCAGATCGGCGAAAACGATCCGGTGACCGTCAGTGAAAACGCCTGGCGTACCGGCGGTTCGCGGATGTTCATCAAGGTCGGCTCGCAAGTCACTGTCAGCGACCTGCTGCACGGCATCATCATTCAGTCGGGTAACGACGCCAGTGTTGCGCTCTCCGAGCACATCGCCGGCAGCGAAGACGCCTTCGCCGACATGATGAACAAAACCGTGGCCGACCTGGGCATGACCAACAGCCACTTCATGAACCCGACCGGTCTGCCGAACCCGGAGCACTACTCGTCGGCTCACGACATGGCCGTACTGGCTCGCGCGATCATCCACGAAGACCCGGCTCACTACGCGATCTACTCGCAGAAAGAGTTCTTCTGGAACGGCATCAAGCAACCTAACCGCAACCTGCTGCTGTGGCGCGACAAGACCGTCGACGGCCTGAAAACCGGTCACACCGATGAAGCCGGCTACTGCATGGTGTCTTCGGCCGTACGTGATGGCATGCGCCTGATCGCCGTGGTGTTTGGCACCAATAGCGAAGTGGCTCGCGCCTCCGAAACCCAGAAGCTGCTGACCTACGGTTTCCGCTTCTTCGAAACCCAGACCTTCTATCAAAAAGGCGCCGAGCTGGCTCAGTCGCCTGTCTGGAAAGGCACCACCAATCAAGTCAAGGCCGGCCTGGCTGAAGACCTGACCATGACCCTGCCAAAAGGCCAGCTGAAAAAGCTCGCCGCCAGCATGACCATGACCCCGCAACTGGTCGCGCCCATCGCCAAGGGCGATGTGATCGGTAAAGTCGAAGTGAAGCTGGACGACAAAGTGGTGCACAGCGCCGACCTGATCGCGCTGGACGCGGTCGACGAGGGTGGTATCTTCCGCCGCATGTGGGATAGCATCCGTCTATTCTTCTACGGCTTGTTCAACTGA
- a CDS encoding septal ring lytic transglycosylase RlpA family protein — protein MRALPMNKPLKLMAFAALAVLVASCSTSRSPTQKSSTAVRSAPGLDINRAHKDGAPWWDVDVSRIPDATPTLHSGPYKANPYTVLGKTYFPLQESRTYVASGTASWYGTKFHGQNTANGEVYDLYGMSAAHKTLPLPSYVRVTNLDNNKTVILRVNDRGPFYSDRIIDLSYAAAKKLGYAETGTARVKVEGIDPQQWWAAKGRPAPLMLNEPQVAQNSAPVITASAGTVEQWTPPPQQHAAAVVPVQIDAKKNASVPASGQYLQVGAFANPDAAELLRSKLSGMVSAPVFISSIVRNQQTLHRVRLGPIGSPGEIQQVQNSVRVANLGSPSVVTAE, from the coding sequence ATGCGGGCATTGCCTATGAATAAACCCCTGAAGCTCATGGCATTCGCCGCGTTGGCGGTACTGGTCGCCAGTTGTTCGACCAGTCGCTCGCCGACTCAAAAGTCTTCGACCGCCGTTCGTTCGGCACCTGGCCTGGATATCAACCGGGCACACAAGGATGGCGCACCCTGGTGGGACGTCGACGTATCGCGCATCCCGGATGCCACGCCGACCCTGCACTCAGGCCCTTATAAAGCCAACCCGTACACCGTGCTGGGCAAGACTTACTTCCCGCTCCAGGAATCCAGGACCTACGTGGCCTCGGGCACTGCCTCCTGGTATGGCACCAAGTTCCACGGTCAGAACACCGCCAATGGCGAGGTGTATGACTTGTACGGCATGAGCGCCGCGCACAAGACCTTGCCACTGCCCAGTTACGTTCGGGTGACTAACCTGGACAACAACAAGACAGTTATCCTGCGGGTCAACGACCGTGGGCCGTTCTACTCGGACCGGATCATCGACTTGTCCTACGCGGCGGCCAAGAAGCTCGGCTATGCCGAAACCGGTACGGCGCGGGTCAAAGTCGAAGGCATCGACCCGCAGCAATGGTGGGCTGCCAAAGGCCGTCCGGCACCTTTGATGCTCAACGAGCCGCAAGTTGCACAGAATAGCGCCCCGGTCATAACGGCTTCGGCCGGCACTGTCGAGCAATGGACGCCGCCGCCGCAGCAACACGCGGCGGCCGTTGTGCCTGTGCAGATCGATGCAAAAAAAAACGCTTCTGTACCAGCCTCTGGCCAGTATCTGCAGGTGGGCGCGTTCGCCAACCCGGACGCTGCAGAACTCCTGAGATCGAAGCTCAGCGGGATGGTGAGCGCTCCGGTGTTCATCAGCTCGATCGTGCGTAACCAGCAGACACTGCATCGGGTGCGCCTGGGGCCAATCGGCTCGCCGGGTGAAATCCAGCAAGTGCAGAACAGCGTGCGCGTGGCCAACCTCGGTTCGCCGAGTGTGGTCACCGCCGAGTAA
- the mltB gene encoding lytic murein transglycosylase B yields the protein MQAMRGWATRYAPWIGLVSILGAAQQALAGDYEGSPQVAEFVGEMTRDYGFAGEQLMGVFREAERKQSILDAISKPAERVKQWKEYRPMFITDARIARGVDFWRQHEALLARAEQEYGVPAQVIVSIIGVETFFGRNTGNFRVIDALSTLGFDYPPRAEFFRKELREFLLLAREEQVDPLTLKGSYAGAMGLPQFMPSSFRAYAVDFDGDGHINIWTNPDDAIGSVASYFKRHGWGAGEPVVSRADVRGDQVDEGLTAGIEPTKTVGELRALGWSSHDALRDDMPVTAFRLEGDNGPEYWMGLTNFYAITRYNRSVMYAMAVHQLSEQLVQARGVK from the coding sequence ATGCAAGCAATGCGTGGCTGGGCGACTCGATACGCACCGTGGATCGGCCTGGTAAGCATCCTTGGGGCTGCGCAGCAAGCGTTGGCCGGCGATTACGAAGGCTCACCCCAGGTGGCCGAGTTCGTTGGTGAAATGACCCGCGACTATGGCTTTGCCGGTGAACAGCTGATGGGCGTGTTCCGCGAAGCCGAACGCAAGCAGTCAATTCTGGACGCGATCTCCAAACCCGCCGAACGGGTCAAGCAGTGGAAAGAATATCGCCCGATGTTCATCACCGACGCGCGCATCGCCCGGGGTGTGGACTTCTGGCGTCAGCACGAAGCGCTATTGGCTCGTGCCGAGCAGGAATATGGCGTACCGGCGCAGGTTATTGTTTCGATCATCGGCGTCGAGACCTTTTTCGGTCGCAATACCGGTAATTTTCGGGTGATCGATGCCTTGTCGACCCTGGGTTTCGACTATCCTCCCCGTGCCGAATTCTTCCGCAAGGAATTGCGTGAATTCCTGCTGCTGGCCCGTGAGGAGCAGGTCGACCCATTGACTCTGAAAGGCTCCTACGCCGGCGCCATGGGCTTGCCGCAGTTCATGCCGAGCAGTTTTCGCGCCTATGCGGTGGATTTCGACGGTGACGGCCACATTAATATCTGGACCAATCCGGATGATGCAATTGGCAGTGTCGCCAGTTATTTCAAGCGCCACGGCTGGGGCGCCGGCGAACCGGTGGTCAGCCGCGCCGATGTGCGTGGCGATCAGGTAGACGAGGGTTTGACCGCAGGCATCGAACCGACGAAAACCGTCGGGGAGTTGCGGGCGCTGGGCTGGTCGAGTCATGATGCGCTGCGCGATGATATGCCGGTCACGGCGTTCCGTCTGGAAGGCGACAATGGGCCGGAATACTGGATGGGCCTGACGAATTTTTACGCGATCACGCGTTATAACCGCAGCGTGATGTACGCCATGGCCGTACATCAACTGTCTGAACAGCTGGTCCAAGCACGGGGCGTCAAGTAA
- the rodA gene encoding rod shape-determining protein RodA gives MRRRATLLQRLHIDGPLLILLLTLAAGSLFVLYSASGKSWDLLAKQATSFGIGLVSMIVIAQFEPRFMARWVPVGYVIGVLLLVVVDVMGHNAMGATRWINIPGVIRFQPSEFMKILMPATIAWYLSKRTLPPQLKHVGVSLFLIGLPFILIVRQPDLGTSLLILAGGAFVLFMGGLRWRWILSVIAAAVPVAVGMWYFIMHDYQKQRILTFLDPESDPLGTGWNIIQSKAAIGSGGVFGKGWLLGTQSHLDFLPESHTDFIIAVMGEEFGLVGICALLLIYLLLIGRGLVITAQAQTLFGKLLAGSLTMTFFVYVFVNIGMVSGLLPVVGVPLPFISYGGTSLVTLLSAFGVLMSIHTHRKWIAQV, from the coding sequence ATGCGTCGCCGCGCAACGCTGCTGCAACGCCTGCACATTGATGGCCCGTTGCTGATCCTGCTGTTGACCCTCGCGGCCGGCAGCCTGTTCGTGCTGTATTCGGCCAGCGGCAAGAGCTGGGATTTGTTGGCCAAGCAAGCCACTTCCTTCGGCATCGGCCTGGTGTCAATGATTGTCATCGCCCAGTTCGAACCACGCTTCATGGCCCGTTGGGTGCCGGTCGGTTATGTGATCGGCGTGCTGTTGCTGGTGGTGGTGGATGTCATGGGCCACAACGCCATGGGCGCCACGCGCTGGATCAACATTCCCGGGGTGATCCGCTTCCAGCCCTCGGAATTCATGAAGATTCTGATGCCGGCGACCATCGCCTGGTACCTGTCCAAACGCACCTTGCCGCCGCAGCTCAAGCATGTGGGCGTCAGTCTGTTTCTGATCGGGCTGCCATTCATCCTGATCGTGCGTCAGCCTGACCTCGGCACTTCGCTGCTTATTCTGGCCGGTGGCGCGTTCGTGCTGTTCATGGGCGGCCTGCGCTGGCGCTGGATTCTCAGCGTGATTGCCGCGGCTGTGCCGGTGGCGGTCGGCATGTGGTACTTCATCATGCACGACTACCAGAAGCAGCGAATCCTGACTTTCCTCGACCCTGAGAGTGATCCGCTGGGCACGGGCTGGAACATTATTCAGTCGAAAGCGGCCATCGGTTCCGGCGGTGTGTTCGGCAAAGGCTGGTTGCTTGGCACTCAGTCGCACCTGGACTTCCTGCCGGAAAGCCACACCGACTTCATTATTGCGGTGATGGGCGAAGAGTTCGGCCTGGTGGGCATCTGCGCATTGTTGCTGATTTACCTGCTGTTGATCGGTCGCGGGCTGGTGATTACCGCCCAAGCTCAGACATTGTTCGGCAAATTGCTCGCGGGCAGCCTGACCATGACGTTTTTTGTTTATGTTTTCGTCAACATCGGTATGGTCAGTGGCCTGTTGCCGGTTGTGGGGGTGCCGTTGCCATTCATTAGCTACGGAGGAACTTCGCTGGTGACGCTACTGTCAGCGTTTGGGGTTTTGATGTCGATCCATACCCATCGCAAGTGGATCGCACAGGTTTGA